The following coding sequences lie in one Pseudorca crassidens isolate mPseCra1 chromosome 2, mPseCra1.hap1, whole genome shotgun sequence genomic window:
- the TCHH gene encoding LOW QUALITY PROTEIN: trichohyalin (The sequence of the model RefSeq protein was modified relative to this genomic sequence to represent the inferred CDS: inserted 1 base in 1 codon; deleted 1 base in 1 codon): protein NEVRKNRVYSKRRENKEKIQQLDDSQVRERQSHQDRWPLQDEQEEVREREQERRSWQQRERQFPAEELLEREEQKEAKRRDRNFREEEQLLRLEREEKIRHQEEDREFREEKQKLRRPEREQQLHRERDRKFREEDXLSREREEQLRRQELEDAFSQGEQLRRAEQEEEQRRPRQRDRKFLEGEQRLRQERELEKRRVQEKDSKFLEQEEQRQREGQEELRRRQERERKLREEEQLCRQQQEEQSCSQVWEEDKGRRQVLEPGKRQFASAPVRSSSLYEYIQEQRSQYRL from the exons aatgaagttcGTAAGAACAGGGTTTACTCCAAACgcagagagaataaagaaaagatccagcAACTGGATGATTCCCAGGTGCGGGAGAGACAATCCCATCAGGATCGGTGGCCCCTGCAGGATGAACAGGAAGAGGTAAGAGAACGAGAGCAAGAGAGGAGGAGCTGGCAACAGCGCGAAAGGCAATTCCCAGCTGAAGAACTGCTGGAGAGGGAGGAGCAAAAGGAAGCCAAAAGGCGGGACAGAAATTTCCGAGAGGAAGAGCAGCTGCTGAGattggaaagagaagagaaaatacgccatcaggaagaagacagagaGTTCCGCGAAGAGAAACAGAAGCTGCGCCGGCCGGAACGCGAGCAACAGCTTCACCGGGAGCGAGATAGAAAATTCCGCGAGGAGG AGCTCAGCCGGGAAAGGGAAGAACAGCTGCGCCGCCAGGAGCTAGAGGATGCCTTCTCCCAGGGGGAACAACTTAGGCGCGCCGAGCAAGAGGAAGAACAGAGACGTCCGAGGCAGAGAGACAGGAAGTTCCTAGAgggagagcagaggctccggCAGGAGCGAGAGTTAGAAAAGCGACGCGTCCAGGAGAAGGACAGTAAGTTCCTTGAGCAAGAAGAGCAGCGGCAGCGCGAGGGGCAGGAAGAGCTGAGGCGCCGGCAGGAGCGGGAGAGAAAACTCCGGGAAGAAGAACAGCTCTGCCGCCAGCAGCAGGAGGAGCAGAGCTGCAGCCAAGTCTGGGAGGAGGACAAGGGCCGTCGGCAGGTTCTGGAGCCCGGCAAGCGTCAGTTTGCCAGTGCCCCGGTGCGCTCCAGCTCTCTG TATGAGTACATCCAAGAGCAGCGATCTCAATACCGCCTTTAA